One window from the genome of Salisaeta longa DSM 21114 encodes:
- a CDS encoding HhH-GDP family DNA glycosylase — protein MAIDITPIDYGDLKGGLARMMDRYADEGTLTGDVADDEALRDDPNAALLGLLYDQRVRAEFAFTGPIRLKERLGHLDMEKIADMDFEAFQTLFAEKPAVHRFTNKMAENTQKVAAHLAEHYDGNAANLWNDGADLATVEKRVRKLAGFGKGKASKVKYVLHYFGHRDFS, from the coding sequence ATGGCCATCGACATCACGCCCATCGATTACGGCGACCTGAAGGGCGGTCTTGCGCGCATGATGGACCGCTACGCCGACGAAGGCACGCTCACCGGCGACGTGGCCGACGACGAGGCCCTTCGCGACGATCCGAACGCGGCGCTGCTTGGGCTGCTGTACGACCAGCGCGTTCGCGCCGAGTTTGCCTTTACGGGCCCCATCCGCCTCAAGGAGCGCCTTGGGCACCTCGACATGGAAAAGATCGCGGACATGGACTTCGAGGCGTTCCAAACGCTTTTCGCGGAGAAGCCAGCCGTGCATCGCTTCACGAACAAGATGGCGGAGAACACGCAAAAGGTGGCGGCGCATCTTGCGGAGCACTACGACGGCAACGCGGCCAATTTGTGGAACGACGGCGCCGACCTTGCGACGGTGGAGAAACGGGTGCGCAAGCTCGCGGGCTTCGGGAAAGGAAAGGCTTCGAAGGTGAAGTACGTGCTGCACTACTTTGGGCACCGCGACTTCTCGTAG
- the ftsH gene encoding ATP-dependent zinc metalloprotease FtsH has protein sequence MANENKQSEARGSKQSSGGPSRGHLIVWVIAVSLLVLWAWGYFGVGAAGGPDIPYSKFRQQVQEKNVTEVVVQGNTVRGSFKAPVTVQVDGSATEAQKFTTHLPSFGDEQLMELLSNNSVEVVTKPTSDFPWSLIIMLSPVLLLFAFGYLFLRRMQSQGQGLFSVRKSKAKLFDRDTEDTTFEDVAGADNAKEELREVIAFLKDPQRFERLGGKVPKGVLMVGPPGTGKTLLARAVAGEADVPFYSVSGSDFMEMFVGVGASRVRDMFEKAKEDAPAIIFVDEIDSIGRKRGAGLGGGHDEREQTLNQLLSELDGFEKNETVVVMAATNRPDILDPALTRPGRFDRQITVDLPTRESRAQILEIHARNKPLSDDVDLDEIARSTPGFSGADLENLLNEAALLAGRYDRDAITMGDIDEARDKVMMGLKREGMAIDGEERRLLAYHEAGHAIVAATLEHADPIHKVTIVPRGKAMGVTQQMPEKEKYLYRREYLIDRLAVIMGGRAAEELIFDTATSGAENDLKQVRKMARKMVLDWGMGDTFKHIAMGESQGSVFLGEELSKGRDYSDQTARELDEEVRRITEAAFRRAVDTLETHRTAFDGLAELLLAREEVPGSDVLALVNGDPVSELSDAEEDAGAALPPSGDGAVSNEDDVPSDESVEPSESSSDGRSSAA, from the coding sequence GTGGCGAACGAGAACAAGCAGTCTGAGGCACGCGGGTCGAAACAGTCGAGCGGCGGGCCCAGTCGGGGCCATCTTATTGTCTGGGTTATCGCAGTATCGCTCCTCGTGCTGTGGGCTTGGGGATATTTTGGCGTAGGGGCCGCCGGTGGACCGGACATCCCCTACAGCAAATTCCGCCAGCAAGTCCAGGAGAAAAATGTAACGGAAGTGGTCGTGCAGGGCAACACCGTGCGCGGCTCCTTTAAGGCTCCGGTGACGGTACAGGTGGATGGCAGCGCGACCGAGGCGCAGAAGTTTACCACCCATCTGCCGTCCTTTGGCGACGAGCAGCTTATGGAGTTGCTGTCGAACAACAGTGTGGAGGTGGTCACAAAGCCCACCAGCGACTTCCCGTGGAGCCTCATCATCATGCTCTCGCCGGTCTTGTTGCTCTTTGCCTTCGGCTACCTGTTTCTGCGCCGGATGCAGTCGCAGGGCCAGGGCTTGTTCTCGGTGCGCAAGAGCAAGGCCAAGCTGTTCGATCGCGACACCGAAGATACGACGTTTGAGGATGTAGCGGGCGCCGACAATGCCAAGGAGGAGCTGCGCGAAGTCATTGCGTTCCTGAAAGACCCCCAGCGTTTTGAGCGGCTGGGCGGCAAGGTGCCCAAGGGCGTGCTGATGGTGGGCCCGCCGGGGACCGGAAAGACGCTGCTGGCCCGTGCCGTGGCGGGCGAGGCCGACGTACCGTTTTACAGCGTCTCGGGCTCCGACTTCATGGAGATGTTTGTGGGCGTGGGTGCCTCGCGGGTGCGCGACATGTTTGAGAAGGCGAAGGAAGATGCGCCGGCGATCATCTTCGTCGACGAGATCGACTCCATTGGACGGAAGCGCGGCGCGGGCTTGGGCGGCGGCCACGACGAGCGTGAGCAAACGCTCAACCAGCTGCTCTCGGAGCTGGACGGCTTTGAGAAAAACGAAACGGTCGTGGTGATGGCGGCCACGAACCGCCCCGACATCCTCGACCCGGCGCTCACACGGCCCGGACGCTTTGATCGCCAGATCACCGTCGACCTGCCCACCCGCGAATCGCGGGCCCAGATTCTCGAAATTCACGCCCGCAACAAGCCGCTCAGTGACGATGTCGATCTGGACGAAATCGCACGGAGCACGCCCGGCTTCAGCGGCGCCGACCTCGAAAATCTCCTGAACGAAGCGGCGTTGCTTGCGGGGCGCTACGACCGCGACGCCATCACCATGGGCGACATCGACGAGGCCCGCGACAAGGTGATGATGGGACTGAAGCGCGAGGGCATGGCCATCGACGGCGAGGAGCGCCGGCTGTTAGCCTATCATGAGGCCGGCCACGCCATCGTGGCGGCCACCCTCGAGCATGCCGATCCCATCCACAAGGTTACGATTGTGCCGCGCGGCAAAGCCATGGGCGTCACGCAGCAGATGCCCGAGAAGGAGAAGTACCTCTACCGCCGCGAGTACCTCATCGACCGCCTGGCCGTGATCATGGGCGGGCGCGCTGCGGAGGAGCTCATCTTTGACACGGCCACCAGCGGCGCCGAGAACGACCTGAAGCAAGTACGCAAGATGGCCCGCAAGATGGTGCTCGATTGGGGCATGGGCGATACGTTCAAGCACATCGCCATGGGCGAAAGCCAGGGCAGCGTGTTCTTGGGCGAGGAGCTCTCGAAGGGCCGCGACTACAGCGACCAGACGGCCCGCGAACTCGATGAAGAGGTGCGCCGCATCACCGAGGCCGCGTTCCGTCGCGCCGTAGACACGCTTGAAACGCACCGCACGGCGTTCGACGGGTTGGCCGAGCTGCTGCTAGCCCGCGAAGAAGTGCCCGGTAGCGATGTGCTCGCCCTCGTGAACGGCGACCCCGTATCGGAGCTCTCCGATGCGGAGGAGGATGCCGGGGCGGCGCTTCCGCCCAGCGGCGACGGCGCCGTATCCAACGAAGACGACGTCCCGAGCGACGAATCGGTAGAGCCGTCCGAGTCGTCGTCGGATGGCCGGTCATCGGCTGCATAA
- a CDS encoding MBL fold metallo-hydrolase — protein sequence MPRIHTLDLHFQDTPEAIAAYLIPHADGGLLVETGPGSTTDALVEGLSAHGLTPNDITDVLLTHIHLDHGGAAGWLAAHGARIHVHEVGAPHLIRPHKLLKSATRIYGDDMDRLWGEMRPVPEEQVHALSDGDTVRVGPHAFTAYSTPGHAYHHMAYVIDGCCFSGDVGGVRLPGAAHVSPPLPPPEIRLDLWKASIQTLRGLDLDEIAPTHFGRYTDVAAHLDSLEASVEAADAWIETALADDPDDETLERRVSNWLEERARADGVTDAQWARYETANPSWMAAAGLRRYAAYAASH from the coding sequence ATGCCGCGCATCCACACGCTTGATCTGCACTTCCAGGATACGCCCGAAGCCATCGCAGCCTATCTCATTCCGCACGCCGACGGCGGCCTGCTGGTGGAGACGGGCCCCGGCTCAACCACCGATGCCCTCGTTGAGGGGCTCTCCGCGCACGGCCTCACGCCCAACGACATTACCGATGTGCTGCTCACGCACATTCACCTCGACCATGGCGGCGCTGCCGGCTGGCTGGCCGCGCACGGCGCCCGCATTCACGTGCACGAAGTAGGCGCGCCGCATCTGATCCGTCCGCACAAGCTCCTGAAAAGCGCCACGCGTATTTACGGCGACGACATGGACCGGCTGTGGGGTGAGATGCGCCCTGTGCCCGAAGAACAGGTGCATGCGCTGTCTGATGGCGACACGGTGCGCGTGGGGCCGCATGCGTTTACGGCCTACAGCACGCCGGGCCACGCCTACCATCACATGGCGTATGTCATCGACGGCTGTTGCTTCTCGGGCGATGTTGGCGGGGTGCGGCTGCCGGGCGCGGCCCACGTGTCGCCGCCGTTGCCGCCGCCGGAGATCCGCCTAGACCTCTGGAAGGCGAGCATCCAGACGCTGCGCGGGCTCGATCTGGACGAAATTGCTCCGACGCACTTTGGACGGTACACCGACGTGGCGGCGCACCTCGACTCGCTGGAGGCAAGCGTGGAAGCGGCCGACGCATGGATTGAAACAGCCCTTGCCGACGATCCCGACGATGAGACGCTGGAACGGCGTGTGTCGAACTGGCTCGAAGAACGGGCGCGCGCCGATGGCGTGACCGACGCCCAGTGGGCCCGTTACGAAACGGCCAACCCAAGCTGGATGGCCGCCGCCGGCCTGCGCCGTTACGCCGCGTATGCCGCATCGCACTGA